The stretch of DNA GCCCGTACGCCTCGCGCTCGCCGGAACCGCGATCGGCGCCGCGCTGTACGGCTACGTCCAGGCCGTGATGATCATGGACGGGGCGGCGCTGGGCAGGATGCGGTTCTGGACCGTGGGTTCCCTCGCCTCCGCCACGACGGCGACCGTCACCCAGGTGCTCCCGTTCTTCGCCGTCGGCACGGTCGTCGCCCTGCTGCTGGCCCGGCCGCTCAACGCCATGGCCATGGGCGACGACACCGCCCGCGCCCTGGGCGCCGATCTGAACCGCACCCGGGCGCTCGCCATGCTCGCCGCGACCGTGCTGTGCGGGGCCGCGACCGCCGCCTGCGGGCCGATCGTCTTCGTCGGGCTGATGGTCCCGCACGTCGTGCGCTCCTTCACCGGACCCGACCTGCGCTGGATCCTGCCCTACGCCACTGTCCTGTCCCCCGTGCTGCTGCTCGGTGCCGACGTCGTGGGGCGGGTCGTCGCCCGGCCCGCCGAGCTCCAGGTCGGGATCGTCACCGCGATCATCGGTGGCCCCGTGTTCATCCTGCTCGTACGGCGGCGGAGGACGGCCCAGCTGTGAAGACCACCCGCATCCCCCGCCCCGTACGGGCCCTGCGCACCCCCGGCGGGCTGTCCCTGCGCCTCGACGTCCGCACGTGCGCGGTCGTCGCCCTGCTGGTGCTGGCCGCGCTCGCGGCGAGCGTCGTGCTGATCGGCACCGGAGACTTCCCGATCCCGGCCTCCGACGTGCTCAGGACGCTCGTCGGCCAGGGCAGTCCGGGGCAGGAGTTCGTCGTCCGCGAACTGCGGCTGCCGCGCGTCCTCGTCGGTCTCCTGGTCGGCGGCTGCCTCGGCGTCGGCGGCGCACTGTTCCAGTCCGTCTCCCGCAACCCGCTGGGCAGCCCGGACGTGCTCGGCCTCTCCCAGGGCGCGGCCGCCGGCGCGCTCACCGTCATCGTCCTGTTCTCGGGCAGCGCCGGCGCGGTCACCCTCGGCGCGCTCGTGGGCGGCCTGGTCACCGGCACGGCCATCTACCTGCTGGCCTGGAAGCAGGGCGTGCACGGGTACCGGCTGGTCCTGGTCGGCATCGGCGTCTCCGCGGTGGTCACCGCCGTCAACGGCTACCTGATCACCAAGGCCGACTTCGTGGACGCGGCCCGTGCGGTGGTCTGGATGACCGGTTCGCTGAACGGGCGCGACTGGACCCAGGTCGGACCGCTGGCCGTGCTGTGCGCCGTGGTCCTCCCGGTCGTCCTCGCGAACGCGCGCGCCCTGCGGATGCTGGAGATGGGCGACGACGTCTCCTACGCCCTCGGGGTGCGCGTCGAACGCGTACGGCTGCTGCTGATGGGCTGTGCCGTCCTGCTGGTCGCCGCCGCCACCGCGGCCGCCGGCCCCGTGAGCTTCGTGGCCCTGACCGCGCCGCAGCTCGCCCGGCGCCTCACCCGCTCCCCGGGCCCCAACCTGGTGCCGTCCCTGTGCATGGGCGCCGCGCTGCTGGTCACCGCCGACCTGACCGCGCAGCGCGCCTTCGGCGCCGACCAGCTGCCGGTCGGCGTGGTCACGGGCGTGCTCGGCGGGGTCTACCTGCTGTGGCTGCTGGTCACCGAGCGCAGGGCCGGGCGGATATGAGCGCCCGCAGCAACGCAGTGAGCAACCGAAGGAGCACCGTGAACCGCCTGTCCGCCGACAACGTCACCCTCGCCTACGACCAGCGCGTCATCGCCGAGCAGCTGTCGGTGGAGATACCCGACAACTCCTTCACGGTGATCGTCGGCCCCAACGCCTGCGGCAAGTCCACACTGCTGCGGGCGCTGTCGCGGATGCTCAGGCCCAGCCGGGGCCGGGTACTGCTCGACGGGCAGGTCATCCAGTCGATGCCCGCCAAGAAGGTCGCCCGGACGCTCGGCCTGCTGCCGCAGTCCTCGATCGCGCCCGACGGGATCACCGTCGCCGACCTCGTGGGCCGCGGCCGCTACCCGCACCAGGGGATTCTGCGTCAGTGGTCCGCCGAGGACGAGCGGGTCGTACGCGAGTCCATGGAACGGACCGGCGTCGCCCGGCTCGCCGAGCGGTACGTCGACGAGCTGTCGGGTGGCCAGCGGCAGCGCGTGTGGATCGCCATGGCGCTGGCCCAGCAGACGCCGCTGCTGCTGCTCGACGAGCCGACGACGTACCTGGACATCCAGCACCAGATCGACGTCCTCGACCTGTGCGCCGAACTGCACGAGGAGCAGGGGCGCACCCTCGTCGCCGTGCTGCACGACCTGAACCACGCCGCCCGCTACGCCACCCACCTCGTCGCCCTGCGCGGCGGCCGGGTCATCGCCCAGGGCGCGCCGAACGAGATCGTCACCGCCGAACTGGTGGAGGAGGTGTTCGGGCTGCGCTGCCAGGTCATCGAGGACCCGGAGACCGGTACGCCGCTGGTGGTGCCGGCGGCGCGTGCGGCCCGCGCCCGTGCGGCGGCCCACGGCACGGCCGCCGGCCTGGCCGCTACAGAAGTTTCGTGAGCCGCATCAGGTCGAACAGGCTCGCCTGGAGCTTCACCCGCCCCGACCCCCAGGCCTTGGCGAACGCCAGCTCCCCGCCGACCAGCGCGAGCAGGTCGTCGCCGGTCATGGCGAGCCGGATCTCGGCCTTCCCGGGCGGCGGGCCCTGAACGGTGTCCCGCACCTCTATCCGGCCGCCGACGAGGCGGCCCAGGAAGGTGACGTCCAGATCCTTGATGTGGCAGCTCACCGAGCGGTCCAGGGCCGCCGCCTCGCGGGCGTCCCCTTCCGCTGTCGCCATGTTGTCGGAGAGTCTTTCGAGTGCGCTGCGGCACTCCTCGATCGTTGCCATCACCACCGACGTTACCCCAGGGCTTCGCGGTAGCGTCTGGGCATGAGCGACTCTGTGA from Streptomyces sp. 6-11-2 encodes:
- a CDS encoding iron ABC transporter permease, which produces MLVDSPPEERAAAAAAPPTHRGARAVGLLASVAILLLVALASIAIGAKELSLAQVWHGLFQDSGTYGDVVVGERLSRTVLGLLVGSALGLAGAVLQALTRNPLADPGILGINAGASAAVVTAITFLGVTSLSGYVWFAFLGAAAVGALVWFLGGSRGATPVRLALAGTAIGAALYGYVQAVMIMDGAALGRMRFWTVGSLASATTATVTQVLPFFAVGTVVALLLARPLNAMAMGDDTARALGADLNRTRALAMLAATVLCGAATAACGPIVFVGLMVPHVVRSFTGPDLRWILPYATVLSPVLLLGADVVGRVVARPAELQVGIVTAIIGGPVFILLVRRRRTAQL
- a CDS encoding ABC transporter ATP-binding protein; its protein translation is MSARSNAVSNRRSTVNRLSADNVTLAYDQRVIAEQLSVEIPDNSFTVIVGPNACGKSTLLRALSRMLRPSRGRVLLDGQVIQSMPAKKVARTLGLLPQSSIAPDGITVADLVGRGRYPHQGILRQWSAEDERVVRESMERTGVARLAERYVDELSGGQRQRVWIAMALAQQTPLLLLDEPTTYLDIQHQIDVLDLCAELHEEQGRTLVAVLHDLNHAARYATHLVALRGGRVIAQGAPNEIVTAELVEEVFGLRCQVIEDPETGTPLVVPAARAARARAAAHGTAAGLAATEVS
- a CDS encoding SCP2 sterol-binding domain-containing protein; the encoded protein is MATIEECRSALERLSDNMATAEGDAREAAALDRSVSCHIKDLDVTFLGRLVGGRIEVRDTVQGPPPGKAEIRLAMTGDDLLALVGGELAFAKAWGSGRVKLQASLFDLMRLTKLL
- a CDS encoding iron chelate uptake ABC transporter family permease subunit, whose protein sequence is MKTTRIPRPVRALRTPGGLSLRLDVRTCAVVALLVLAALAASVVLIGTGDFPIPASDVLRTLVGQGSPGQEFVVRELRLPRVLVGLLVGGCLGVGGALFQSVSRNPLGSPDVLGLSQGAAAGALTVIVLFSGSAGAVTLGALVGGLVTGTAIYLLAWKQGVHGYRLVLVGIGVSAVVTAVNGYLITKADFVDAARAVVWMTGSLNGRDWTQVGPLAVLCAVVLPVVLANARALRMLEMGDDVSYALGVRVERVRLLLMGCAVLLVAAATAAAGPVSFVALTAPQLARRLTRSPGPNLVPSLCMGAALLVTADLTAQRAFGADQLPVGVVTGVLGGVYLLWLLVTERRAGRI